From Alphaproteobacteria bacterium, a single genomic window includes:
- a CDS encoding UDP-3-O-acyl-N-acetylglucosamine deacetylase, with the protein MVFGGSDACAEADCLSVDFAVATHAFAPGHQTTLRHPVHCSGTGLHSGQVVNLTLKPGPVDSGIRFFRTDVAPETAWVEGRWDAVSDTTLCTAVSNRHGVRVATVEHLVAALAAAGVDNVVVELDAAEPPAMDGSSGPFLFLIECAGIAFQPKPRPLLRIRKPVRVEDGPKFAAFLPASRTSMDVTIDFESPAIGHQRIALPLSGMRFKTDLARARTFGFAHEVAYLQSQGLARGGSLDNAVVIQDDAILNPGGLRFADEFVRHKALDAVGDLYLAGGPFLGRYVGNQPGHKLNNQLLRALMADPAAFEWTATPDRPAARSL; encoded by the coding sequence ATGGTTTTCGGCGGCAGCGATGCCTGCGCCGAGGCGGACTGCCTGTCCGTGGATTTCGCCGTCGCAACGCACGCCTTCGCGCCGGGCCATCAGACCACGCTCCGCCACCCGGTGCACTGCTCGGGCACGGGCCTGCATAGCGGGCAGGTGGTCAACCTGACCCTGAAGCCGGGCCCGGTCGACAGCGGCATCCGCTTTTTCCGCACCGACGTGGCGCCCGAGACCGCCTGGGTCGAGGGGCGCTGGGACGCCGTGTCCGACACGACGCTTTGCACCGCGGTCAGCAACCGCCACGGCGTCCGCGTGGCGACGGTGGAGCATCTGGTTGCGGCCCTGGCCGCCGCCGGGGTCGACAATGTCGTGGTCGAACTGGACGCGGCCGAACCGCCGGCCATGGACGGCAGCTCCGGCCCCTTCCTGTTCCTGATCGAGTGCGCCGGCATCGCGTTCCAGCCGAAGCCCCGCCCCTTGTTGCGCATTCGCAAGCCGGTCCGGGTCGAGGACGGCCCGAAATTCGCGGCCTTCCTGCCGGCGTCGCGGACCAGCATGGACGTGACAATCGACTTCGAAAGCCCCGCGATCGGCCACCAGCGGATCGCCCTGCCGCTCTCCGGCATGCGGTTCAAGACGGACCTGGCGCGGGCCCGCACCTTCGGCTTCGCGCACGAGGTCGCCTATTTGCAGAGCCAGGGGCTGGCGCGCGGCGGCTCGCTCGACAATGCGGTGGTGATCCAGGACGACGCGATTCTGAACCCCGGCGGCCTGCGGTTTGCGGACGAATTCGTGCGTCACAAGGCGCTGGATGCGGTCGGCGACCTGTATCTGGCCGGCGGCCCGTTCCTCGGTCGCTATGTCGGCAATCAGCCCGGCCACAAGCTGAACAACCAGCTGCTGCGGGCGTTGATGGCCGACCCGGCCGCCTTCGAATGGACGGCCACGCCGGACCGTCCCGCAGCCCGGTCGCTCTGA